GATAGAACAGATGCAAGCCTGCCTAAGGAAGATCAGAATAGTCCTGACCTGTAGCTTGCTGAGATTGAAGCTGTTATTGAAGATGATTATGATGATGCACTTATTCGAGGCACTAGAACACTGGCAGACATCTATGAAAGGTGTGCCATGACCATAGTTGAGCCATCCTGCTATGCTGAAGCTGCAAAAGAGAAATGCTGGCAAGAGGCTATGGAGGTTGAACTGAAGATGATTCAAAAGAATGACACTTGGGAGCTGGTCAATAGGCcagaaaatagaaaagttattGGTGTTAAATGGGTGTTCAGGACCAAGACAAATTCAGATGGGTCGTTGAACAAACACAAGGCCAGGTTGGTTGTGAAGGGCTACAGTCAGCAACAAGGGGTTGATTTCTTTGAAACTTTTGCACCTGTTGCAAGGTTGGAACCTATAAGGTTGCTATTTGCCTTGGCAGCTCAGAAACAGTGGAAAGTGCACCAATTAGATGTGAAATCAGCATTTCTAAATGGACTTCTCAAGGAAGAAATCTTCATTGAGCAACCTGAAGGATTTGAGGTCCTAGGTGAAGAATACAAGGTCTTCAAGCTCAAAAAGGCTctgtatggcctaaaacaggctTCAAGAGCCTGGTATGATAGAATAGATGCCTACTTGTCAAGGCTTGGGTTCACAAAAAGTATAAGTGAGCCCACTCTTTATGTCAAGAAGGATGAAAATGAGACCCTGCTGATTATGTCATTGTATGTTGATGACCTGCTAGTCACTGCCAGTAAAGATGAACTGATTGAAAACTTTAAGAAGCAAATACAAGATATTTTTGAGATGACTGATCTTGGTTTGATGGCGTACTTCCTTGCTATGGAGGTAAATCAGGAAGAACAAGGTATTTTTATAAGCCAACAAGCCTTTGCACTAAAAGTTTTAAGCAAATTCTGCATGTCAAAGTGCAAACCTGCTAGCACACCAGTTGCACTAGGAGAGAAGTTGTCAAGCACAAGTGAGCACGATCGAGTTGATGAAAGGGGGTACAGAAGTTTGGTTGGTTGCTTGCTCTACCTAACAGCAACAAGGCCAGACATCCTATATGCTGTTAGCTTACTTTCAAGGTTCATGCACTGTTGCAATGTTGCACATTTTAAAGCAGCAAAGAGGGTCCTAAGATATGTCAAAGGGACTTTGAATTTTGGTGTGAAGTTTGGAAAGTCAAAGGAGCTGAAACTTATTGGTTATtcagatagtgactgggctggttcagttcatgacatgaagagcacatcAGGCTACTTCTTCAGTCTAGGTTCAAGTGTTTTcagttggagttcaaagaagcaacaaacagtAGCTCAATTTTCCCTATAATTGTCATTGGAATACCTAACTTGGCAATTGGATACCTTAAAAGAGAGGTGGAAAAGGTAAAGGAATTTAAGTGCTAAAGTTATACTATATATATTGATTCTTCACTTTCTTAATTTATGTATACCTTGCTTTTCTTATATAGGAAAGTATCTGAGTTCCTACTTCATAATCTACTTTAATGCATGGTATATAATGACATGACTCAAGTCCATCACTCTTATATTGCGCAAAAATAAGCCCTACCCCTCCTGCTTCTGCCACTGAAGTTGCAGCACTAAATATATTCTGAGTACTTGATTGTGAAAAACAAAGTATGATCTGTCCTGCTGCTAATGTTGCATTCAGACTTCGTCGCTTGCACTGCAGAGGCTGAGTATATAGCAGTTGCTACTGCTgttaaccaagccatttggcttagaaaGTTATTGGATGACTTAAATGCTAGACAGATGGAAGCAACTGAAATTAAGGTTGACAACCAGTCTGCTGTTGCTATTGCCAAGAACCCTATGTTCCATggcaaaacaaaacatttcaagaTCAGGTATCACTTTGTGAGAGAAGCTGAACGTGCTAAGGAAATCTGCTTGGTACATTGTTGTTCGAGGGATCAGCTTGCTGATGTTCTGACCAAACCATTGGCTGCTGGAAGGTTCAAGTATTTAAGGAAAGAGATTGGAGTTTGCTACCTTGTAGCCAAGAAAGAGTGTTCAAAGGTGGCAAATACAGCAGCAACATGCATGCTACCATGCAATCATGCATGAGCATATAAGTGACCAAGCAGTCCAGCTGAGGCATTGAAATGTCCATGGTGTAAGTCGGTTGAAAAACCATTTTTGTAATAGCTGACTTTTATTAGTTTGTTTGTTATCCTTTTATGTAATGTTCAGCTAAGATTAATCATGCTCTGAGCTGATTTAGTAGTCATTTTAGGATGTCATTATGCTGATTTTAGAGCTTAGAGACTTGCACAAGcaagctttgttttctttctatgaAACCCATCTACTTATGTATCATGTAATTTTTTACCTTAAAGTAACaagcattgtaacaccccctacccgtatccgtcgccggaacagagtacgaggcattatcgaggagtacaaaacacttacagataatttaaatatattttcataacaacttgtctcgatttcatactattccatatttaagctttactcaccaaaatatttgaaatatcatctttatgcaaatagcacacatgagaTACATAATTCCATAgttaagaatgaacacatttatcaaacatattccacattcatatatcaatgtcttacatttccatatatcaataaccgttatttttcttgtttttcagataattatgtgtaaccattgataagcatgtaattcactgtttcttcttgtcaatcacaatttcaaatgacaaattcgTGTGAATCAGCTTAAcctcattaggtgtttaaattctgtcactttgattcacatactcataatttactaacatatcctgtcaaacacaatctctgaatgataaaatcacataattgagctcaataataataacgataacattacttacatttctttttccacatgttacatttacgacttaccaacttgtccatCTAAGGAACAACTtatggatttgagtacatcgtgatctgaagcccgaaatctaactgaagcacataagtgctaaacggaagcccggaggctaactgaagcacataagtgctaaacggaagcccgaaagctaactgaagctcatcagagctgaactgaaaccACAAAAAAAGTTAACTAAAACTCAAatgagttaacggaagctcgtaagagctaaacggaaagcaaacacgagaattcgcaacaaatgctgaatctcggtttacttgggtaatttatcgtcaattcatctttttcactgaaagattgtactcatttcctgcgttccgttcctccgaaattctcagtttaatttcataacttttgtacataatttacttattttgaacaattaacatacataaatattaatcaccattcataaaataatattgaaatttaataatattaacaaatggtcactaaatttagttatataaactcacaagttcgatttttgtattatagcaataatcataatttcataataaattttcaaaaaaaaacattatatcgtttctaattcaacacttatcgattataatcgggcatgtaagTGCTCTACTGAAACGACCCTCCACGTTCTCAGAGACTGCTTTGCTGCTATAGGAGCATGGGATCAATGTGTTCCAACTAGTGTGAGGAACAAGTTCTTTGCTGTGGATCTAGAGAGTTGGAGTTTAGGTGGCATTGCAAATTGTTGGAATATCTTGAGAAGGGAGGTGGATTGGGGTCCATATTTTGCTTCTGTTTGTTTCAATATATGGAAGCAAAGGAATTGGTATACTTTTCAGGACAAATGTTTAAGTCCAAGGGGGGGTGGTGTTAAGAAGCTTATGCATGGCTAAAGGCTACTTCTATTCGATTAATAATGCTGCTGGTTCTAAAAGGTTGTCCGATTCAGTTACATGGTCTAAGTCTCCTACTGGAGTTGTTAAAATTAATACTGATGGAGCTAGAATTGATTGGGATGGTATGGCATCTGCAGGTGGTGTTATCCGGGACGATAAAGGCGAATGGATTCTGGGCTTTTCTCGAAACATTGGGGTCGGAACCGTTCTGCAATCTGAACTCTGAGGTATTTTTGATAGTTTGTCAATTGCTTGGAATGGTGGTTATTGACAAGTGATCCTTGAAACAGATTGTAAGGAAGCAGTGGATTTAATCAACAGCGGTACGGACTTTCTTCCTTGTTTGGAGCTGGTCAAGGATATACAACATTTATGCAAGCGCCATTGGAGCATCCATATTCAACATATTCCGAGAGGAGTTAATAAAGTGGCCAACTTTATAGCTAAACAGGTTCTAAGGTACAGCTATGGGTTTTATCTGAGTGAAGAACCTATGGAGGAGATGCTACAAATGCTGGAACAGGATGCTCGTAGACCCATTACTGCTTCTGTTCTTGTTAATGCCTTCCTTCCtgttaccaaaataaaaataaaaaattaacccgAATCACTTCGGGTCGGGTCGGCCCAATCCAAAACGACCTTAAATTACCCGCTCAACAAGTAGATAAAATCCTGTCTGTGTTTTCAAACAGTGATAGTTAACGTTAGCCTTAGCCAAATGAGGATGACACAACTCTGTCTCAAATAACTCGCTCTTCTTTGAGTACTGTTTTCTGGCCTCTCTCTcccatgaaaaaaaaaatgttactTTCTATGAACAAGCACTCCCCTTTGACTCTCCTACCAACAACCCTAATTCAACCTCCGATACTCTCCCCTCAATACCTTAAACCCACTCTAAAACCCCGTAAATATATCTTCCTTATCCGGAGCTCCATAACCCGACCTGAGAATCAAGCCCTTCCTCAGTCTGCCATCCAACGGATTGCTGACAAGCTCCGGTCACTTGGATTCTCTGAGACCCCAAACCCACAACCTGAATCCGAATCTGGGTCCGGGTGCCCCGGAGAAATCTTTGTCCCTTTACCAGAGAAGTTACCAAAGTACCGGGTCGGACATACGATTGATACAAGCTGGAGTACACCGGAGAACCCGGTGCCGGACCCTGGTTCGGATCCGGGGAGCTTGATGGTAAGGTTTAGGGACATGAAGAGGGAGAGGAAGAAAATGGGGAGGGTGAAGGAGGAGGAGAGGGTGGTTCCAAGTTTGGCTGAGCTGAAGCTGTCTGCGGCGGAGCTAAAACGGTTGAGGACGGTGGGAATTGGTGAGAAACGGAAGTTGAAGGTTGGGAAAGCTGGGATTACGGAGGGAATTGTGAATGGGATCCACGAAAGGTGGAGAAAGAGTGAAGTGGTTAGAATTGTTTGTGAGGATATTTGTAAAATGAATATGAAGAGGACTCATGAGGTTTTGGAGGTTcgttgtttttcatttattttgattttatcaatCAATGTACTTGTTTTACTTTGCTTTGAAGTTGTTATTTTGATTTGCTTTTAAGGTTTTTATGTTATGTGAATGAATGCAAATATGATTCCACTTGGACTACCAAATTTGATGCAATCATTTGCCATCCTTTAATTCCCATTTTTGAGTAGTTAAAAGTTTCAAAGTCTAAGATTTTAAGTGTTCCTCTGGATGTTGAATGATTTGCTTGGTGTCATTTGTTAACATACAGTAGGTATGAACTtgtgataattaaaatataagcATGATAGGCAAAGATTTGGGATTGATTGAGGTGGTAGTGTGGTTGGATTATTGAAAGAGAAATTGTAAATTCTTTTATTATCGAGTATAGTTAAAGGCTTTGTCATCATTTCATTATGTTTCAACAATCATGCCATCTAATAAACATGACACAGTGTTAAGCACCAGGGATGTGGTTGAAAGAGAAACTGCACATTCTTTTAGTATTGAAGATTGAATGCTATTTGTTAAAAGATTTATCATCATTTAATTGTGTTTTGATAATCTCACAGTTTAATAACCATGATACTGTGTTTCTGTTTAACTTCCAGACTTCCAGTCCATTGTTAATGGTTTCATGAAGATCTTATAGGAACACATTTAGGCGGATAAAATCGGATTAAATGATTTGCAGATTCTGCATATAACAGTATTAATTCATCTGGTTCCTTAGTAGCTTATGTTAGGATTCTAATGTTGGGTTTCTGTATTGATATTCTCAGAGAAAAACTGGAGGATTGGTTATATGGAGATCTGgaagtaaaataatattatatagaGGAGCCAATTACAAGTACCCTTATTTCTCGGCTGATAAAATAGGAACACATGACAGTTCATCCAATGCTTCACCAGATACAAATGTGGCTAATAAGGAACTCGATGAAACAGAAAGCTGCTCATCTGAATTCAATGGTGTAAAAACTTCTACTCCAAAAGCAACTGACAAAATGACTAAACGAGCACTAATCCAAGGTGTTGGCTCTCCAAGTAGGGTAAGGTTTCAACTGCCAGGTGAGGCAGAACTTGTTGCAGAAGCTGACCGCCTGTTAGATGGATTGGGTCCAAGGTTTACGGACTGGTGGGGATATGAGCCTCTTCCAGTTGACGGTGATCTCCTACCTGCTATTATTCCTGGATATAGGAGACCTTTCCGCCTTCTTCCTTATGGTGTGAAGTCACTGCTCACAAATGATGAAATGACCACTTTAAGAAGACTTGGTCGACCCTTGCCCTGTCATTTTGCGTTAGGTAGATCTAACTCCTAATTTTTACTTATATTAATTTGATGTACATCCATTTTACTTTTGTTTCCATTCATATCAGGAAGAAATAGAAAACTTCAGGGATTGGCTGCATCCATTATCAAGCTCTGGGAAAAATGTGAGATTGCCAAAATTGCTGTAAAGAGAGGCGTACAGAACACAAATAGTGAATTGATGGCAGAAGAGTTGAAGGTTAGTGATAACCTGTACATGTTACTTTCTCTTATGGTGTGCGTGTGTGGCATGGTGGGTGGTTTGGGGCATCCTTGAGATGTATTGTTCCATTCAAAGGATTGAATTTGGATTCACTTATGGCAAGAGATAGGTATAAGAgtagttaaacatatatattgtCCACTCTGTGATAAAAAAACATTCCATTCTCTTTCTGTTTATTTAAGGTTCAAGCACTTGTGCTGCTGCCTTTGGCTAGTCATATTTGGTCTTCATCTGAATATCATTCCACAACTGCCTTGATGAGAGTCCAAAACAGATTGCCACCCTTTTTTCCCCTTCAATATTTTAGTGGACAAAGTAGCAAGAGCATATGTTCTCTTTACTAGTAGTATTAACAAAATCCTTTTAGCTACTGTACTATATTTCAATTAGCACTTTGACTTCGCCACTATTTTCTTCTAACGAGACCTTTTTTGTTGTTGATGTTTCATGCCTCTCTCAATGAATAATCCTTGGACCTTAGTTGCTTGGCATGTTGATTTCAATGTCGAAATTTTTAACTGAACATtagattttaaataatattaagtgCTGAGATTTGTTGAGTAAAACCTTAATTGTTAGTCTCTCTTTGGCTGCTTCATGGAGATTTCTTACTACATTACAGTTCATTTAATCAAAAGggtgttataaaataattatatttgaaccTATTCACTGTAGTTAGTTGTTGAACTATTCATGGTGCAGTATGTTTTGTCAGTGCCTTCTATTAATCAAAAGTACTTTTGTTTCAGTGGCTGACTGGAGGAACTTTGCTCTCACGAGATAAGGACTTTATTGTCCTATATAGGGGAAAAGATTTCCTGCCTTCTGCTGTTTCTTCTGCAATAGAAGAGCGGAGAAAGCATGTAATTCATGCGGAGAATCAGAGTGGAAAAACCATGCAGGAGGTAAATGGAGAGGGTACTAAAACTGCCTCTGAAAATGATATTAATAGTGCCAAGGATCACAAAAGTGATGTTTTCAGTGTCCAAAAGAACTTGAACTCTACTGAAGCAACTATTAAAAGGACTAGCTCGAAGTTATCTATGGTACTATTCTGCTAAGTTGCTGCTGTTGGCTGATGTCGTGGTGAAATCTTATTTAATATATGCAACATTTCTTCCAATACAGGCACTGGAGAAGAAAGCAAAGGCCGAGAAACTTCTAGCCCAGCTGGAGCAGGAGGTGATCCCTCAACAATCTGAAATTGACAAAGAGGGTATAACTCGAGAAGAAAGATATATGCTTAGGAAGGTTGGCCTGAGAATGAAGCCTTTCCTCCTATTGGGTGAGTTTGGCCGCATAGTTCAAGCCTTTGATCTTGAAATAGTGGATCCAATGGGTTAATTTGGGAGGCAATCTAAAGGGCACTTTCAAATTACACCCACCTATCAACCTAACTCTCTCAGATTTGCGTTTTTTATCATTTGTGCTTAGGTAGACGGGGAGTATTTGATGGAACAGTCGAAAATATGCATCTTCATTGGAAGTACAGGGAACTTGTGAAGATAATTTCTAAGGAGACAAATGTTGAAGCTGTTCACCAAGAAGCACAAATATTAGAGGCAGAAAGTGGTGGAATATTAGTGGCTGTGGAGAGGGTAAGCAAGGGTTATGCAATCATCTTTTATCGTGGAAAGAACTATGAACGGCCTACTTGTCTGAGACCTCAGACACTTCTTACTAAAAGAGAGGCAATGAAGCGCTCTTTAGTGGAACAGCGGCGTAAggtaaaatttagttattttgttttGTATACTTCCTACACTTTCGTATAGTTTTCAAGCTCAAAGAAAAAATGACCTAAAAGACTGTTGGGAAATgggaaagaagaaaaaggaagtacCTTCTCAAAGACTGTATACCCTTTCAACATTTTTTGGTTCCttattctttgtttatgttgATTTTTGCAGTCTTTGAAACTACATATTTTGAAGCTTACAAGAAACATAGATGAACTGAAGCACCAATTGGTAAGATAGTCACCCTATATTTTTCATTGGTTCAGTTATTTACTTTACCTCAAACATCCTATAAGTATCCAATCAGTTTATATAAATTGTGTTACACTTCTTTGACACAGGTTGTAGACAAAGAGGCAAGTAACAAGCTAGCTGCTGACCAATCAAGATTGCCATCGGCGAGCTTACAtcatattttctatttattagtggatttatttatttttaagtaatttacaTTTTTCTGTCACATTGAAGGTAGAAGAGGAAATGGAGACATTGCAGTCAGTCAAATGTGCTAGATCAGATATTGAATATCATGCATCTCCAGAAGGGCATTTAGAGGTACGTAGTTTAAGTATGAAATGCATGAAAATGCAAAAGAGTTAGCTTTTGTTTTTCAAAGTTTGTGATTCTGTTGTTAAACTATGAATTAGAAAATAGTTCTTGAATACCTTGCTTAGCCTAGCAGTGAATGCCAGTGCACTAATTTTATTTGGAAGTTTCATTGCactctttttctcaatttaaaatttaaacgcATTTAGTTTATATAACATCTAAAATGGCATTTGATTTGATTATGAAGGCAAAAGACAAACCTGAGTCAACTTCCATGAAAAATGATAGAATGATTGCTGCAGTTAGTATTAGCCAGCCTTCTGAACAAGTGCTTGTGGAACCATCTTCAATACATGATGGGGTCGAGAatcataaaacagaatctgaatTTTCATCAGAATCTGTGAACAGAAGAAAACATAATACCGAATTGAGGGCTTTGCATTCTCAATTTGAAATGGTTGACTCCTCATCTCACCATGATAACCTTATGGTACATGCTcctttgttattttaatattcttatgTTTCGTAAGTTCCTAATATTTCCCACCTGTTTTAAGCAGGAAGAAAATGCTTACAATAATGGGCCGATGGAATCAATGGTTGAATCTGCTAGCAAAAATTTGGATGTTTTGATTTCACCAGCAGCTGACAATGTGTCGAATAAAATGGCTTCAACAGCAAAGTTTCTGTCTAACAAAGAAAGACTTCTTTTACGAAAGCAAGCTCTCAATATGAAGAAACGTCCCGTGCTCGCAGTTGGTGATTATCTCTGACTTCTATTGTTTTGATTTTCCGCATCAACTGATTCTACTGTGATCTTTTGTGGTTTGAGCTTTATGGCAAGTACCTGCAGCGATTAGAGCTCCATGTGTTTAGCTGTATCTTTAGCTTAGGTTTTAGTTTTTGTTTCTGTTTAGGGTGCTCACTATTATTTGCATAACTTGCTGCATTTTTAACACTAATATACACATGTTGAAGTGACATTCAAAATTCTATCTTATCATCGATGCCTTTTGCTGAGGAAGTGATGCTGTTTTTTCCTGTACTAAAGATCTATGTTTCTCTgagtcttcatttttcttgaaa
This window of the Gossypium hirsutum isolate 1008001.06 chromosome A09, Gossypium_hirsutum_v2.1, whole genome shotgun sequence genome carries:
- the LOC107888648 gene encoding CRM-domain containing factor CFM2, chloroplastic isoform X3; the protein is MKKKMLLSMNKHSPLTLLPTTLIQPPILSPQYLKPTLKPRKYIFLIRSSITRPENQALPQSAIQRIADKLRSLGFSETPNPQPESESGSGCPGEIFVPLPEKLPKYRVGHTIDTSWSTPENPVPDPGSDPGSLMVRFRDMKRERKKMGRVKEEERVVPSLAELKLSAAELKRLRTVGIGEKRKLKVGKAGITEGIVNGIHERWRKSEVVRIVCEDICKMNMKRTHEVLERKTGGLVIWRSGSKIILYRGANYKYPYFSADKIGTHDSSSNASPDTNVANKELDETESCSSEFNGVKTSTPKATDKMTKRALIQGVGSPSRVRFQLPGEAELVAEADRLLDGLGPRFTDWWGYEPLPVDGDLLPAIIPGYRRPFRLLPYGVKSLLTNDEMTTLRRLGRPLPCHFALGRNRKLQGLAASIIKLWEKCEIAKIAVKRGVQNTNSELMAEELKWLTGGTLLSRDKDFIVLYRGKDFLPSAVSSAIEERRKHVIHAENQSGKTMQEVNGEGTKTASENDINSAKDHKSDVFSVQKNLNSTEATIKRTSSKLSMALEKKAKAEKLLAQLEQEVIPQQSEIDKEGITREERYMLRKVGLRMKPFLLLGRRGVFDGTVENMHLHWKYRELVKIISKETNVEAVHQEAQILEAESGGILVAVERVSKGYAIIFYRGKNYERPTCLRPQTLLTKREAMKRSLVEQRRKSLKLHILKLTRNIDELKHQLVVDKEVEEEMETLQSVKCARSDIEYHASPEGHLEAKDKPESTSMKNDRMIAAVSISQPSEQVLVEPSSIHDGVENHKTESEFSSESVNRRKHNTELRALHSQFEMVDSSSHHDNLMEENAYNNGPMESMVESASKNLDVLISPAADNVSNKMASTAKFLSNKERLLLRKQALNMKKRPVLAVGRSNIVTGVAKTINTHFKKHPLAIVNVKGRAKGTSVQEVVLKLQEATGAVLVSQEPSKVILYRGWGANDEPARGDKRNVKDSPVQNRPAVSPELIAAIKFECGLQCHQEEEAP
- the LOC107888648 gene encoding CRM-domain containing factor CFM2, chloroplastic isoform X1, translating into MKKKMLLSMNKHSPLTLLPTTLIQPPILSPQYLKPTLKPRKYIFLIRSSITRPENQALPQSAIQRIADKLRSLGFSETPNPQPESESGSGCPGEIFVPLPEKLPKYRVGHTIDTSWSTPENPVPDPGSDPGSLMVRFRDMKRERKKMGRVKEEERVVPSLAELKLSAAELKRLRTVGIGEKRKLKVGKAGITEGIVNGIHERWRKSEVVRIVCEDICKMNMKRTHEVLERKTGGLVIWRSGSKIILYRGANYKYPYFSADKIGTHDSSSNASPDTNVANKELDETESCSSEFNGVKTSTPKATDKMTKRALIQGVGSPSRVRFQLPGEAELVAEADRLLDGLGPRFTDWWGYEPLPVDGDLLPAIIPGYRRPFRLLPYGVKSLLTNDEMTTLRRLGRPLPCHFALGRNRKLQGLAASIIKLWEKCEIAKIAVKRGVQNTNSELMAEELKWLTGGTLLSRDKDFIVLYRGKDFLPSAVSSAIEERRKHVIHAENQSGKTMQEVNGEGTKTASENDINSAKDHKSDVFSVQKNLNSTEATIKRTSSKLSMALEKKAKAEKLLAQLEQEVIPQQSEIDKEGITREERYMLRKVGLRMKPFLLLGRRGVFDGTVENMHLHWKYRELVKIISKETNVEAVHQEAQILEAESGGILVAVERVSKGYAIIFYRGKNYERPTCLRPQTLLTKREAMKRSLVEQRRKSLKLHILKLTRNIDELKHQLVVDKEASNKLAADQSRLPSVEEEMETLQSVKCARSDIEYHASPEGHLEAKDKPESTSMKNDRMIAAVSISQPSEQVLVEPSSIHDGVENHKTESEFSSESVNRRKHNTELRALHSQFEMVDSSSHHDNLMEENAYNNGPMESMVESASKNLDVLISPAADNVSNKMASTAKFLSNKERLLLRKQALNMKKRPVLAVGRSNIVTGVAKTINTHFKKHPLAIVNVKGRAKGTSVQEVVLKLQEATGAVLVSQEPSKVILYRGWGANDEPARGDKRNVKDSPVQNRPAVSPELIAAIKFECGLQCHQEEEAP
- the LOC107888648 gene encoding CRM-domain containing factor CFM2, chloroplastic isoform X2, coding for MKKKMLLSMNKHSPLTLLPTTLIQPPILSPQYLKPTLKPRKYIFLIRSSITRPENQALPQSAIQRIADKLRSLGFSETPNPQPESESGSGCPGEIFVPLPEKLPKYRVGHTIDTSWSTPENPVPDPGSDPGSLMVRFRDMKRERKKMGRVKEEERVVPSLAELKLSAAELKRLRTVGIGEKRKLKVGKAGITEGIVNGIHERWRKSEVVRIVCEDICKMNMKRTHEVLERKTGGLVIWRSGSKIILYRGANYKYPYFSADKIGTHDSSSNASPDTNVANKELDETESCSSEFNGVKTSTPKATDKMTKRALIQGVGSPSRVRFQLPGEAELVAEADRLLDGLGPRFTDWWGYEPLPVDGDLLPAIIPGYRRPFRLLPYGVKSLLTNDEMTTLRRLGRPLPCHFALGRNRKLQGLAASIIKLWEKCEIAKIAVKRGVQNTNSELMAEELKWLTGGTLLSRDKDFIVLYRGKDFLPSAVSSAIEERRKHVIHAENQSGKTMQEVNGEGTKTASENDINSAKDHKSDVFSVQKNLNSTEATIKRTSSKLSMALEKKAKAEKLLAQLEQEVIPQQSEIDKEGITREERYMLRKVGLRMKPFLLLGRRGVFDGTVENMHLHWKYRELVKIISKETNVEAVHQEAQILEAESGGILVAVERVSKGYAIIFYRGKNYERPTCLRPQTLLTKREAMKRSLVEQRRKSLKLHILKLTRNIDELKHQLVVDKEASNKLAADQSRLPSVEEEMETLQSVKCARSDIEYHASPEGHLEAKDKPESTSMKNDRMIAAVSISQPSEQVLVEPSSIHDGVENHKTESEFSSESVNRRKHNTELRALHSQFEMEENAYNNGPMESMVESASKNLDVLISPAADNVSNKMASTAKFLSNKERLLLRKQALNMKKRPVLAVGRSNIVTGVAKTINTHFKKHPLAIVNVKGRAKGTSVQEVVLKLQEATGAVLVSQEPSKVILYRGWGANDEPARGDKRNVKDSPVQNRPAVSPELIAAIKFECGLQCHQEEEAP